From the genome of Halomonas sp. 1513, one region includes:
- a CDS encoding 2-oxoglutarate dehydrogenase E1 component translates to MQEGIMELMWRTSHVSGGNAHYVEALYEQYLVDPNAVPDEWRNYFDQLPRPEGSSSHDVPLSPIRDQFYQLGKSRRSTQAASAADSGENKKQVKVLQLINAYRFRGHQKADIDPLDLRSPVPVPDLDLSFHQLTSADLDTEFQTGSFFLGKDKAPLKEIVQALDETYCRSIGCEIMHIVDTEEKRWLQQRFESVRSKPKFSPEVRKHVLERLSAAEGLENYLASKYPGTKRFGLEGGESFIPMMDEIIQRAGGYGTKEVVIGMAHRGRLNLLVNILGKSPSELIEEFDGKKVIERGSGDVKYHQGFSSNVMTPGGEVHLALAFNPSHLEIVAPVVEGSVRARQDRRDDPAGDKVLPINIHGDAAFAGQGVVMETFQMSQTRAYKTGGTLHIVINNQVGFTTSHPDDTRSTEYCTDIAKMVQAPIFHVNGDDPDAVLHATQVAIDYRQQFKRDVVIDLVCYRRRGHNEADEPSGTQPMMYSKIKNHPSARALYAKRLVEEGVLSEDDAKAMGETYREDLMAGNHVANALVKEPNTELFVDWAPYLGHEWTGDADTTFDMKRMQQLAAKMCEVPDGVQVQRQVAKIYEDRRKMQAGGMGLNWGFAETLAYATLLDQGHPIRITGQDSGRGTFSHRHAVVHNQKDGSTYVPLQHMADGQPRFTIHDSFLSEEAVLAFEYGYATTAPNHLVVWEAQFGDFFNGAQVVVDQFISSGETKWGRLCGLTMLLPHGYEGQGPEHSSARLERFLQMCAEHNMQVCVPTTPAQIYHLLRRQVIRPLRKPLVVMSPKSLLRHKEATSTLEELAHGKFHMVLADQGKLDAEKVKRVVLCAGKVYYDLANYRSEHEREDTAVVRLEQLYPFPKEELFEALKGYTNLEQIVWCQEEPLNQGAWYQSQHHMRVVADMLHNGLGRELKFAGRPASAAPAAGYMSVHVEQQRQLVDDAFNA, encoded by the coding sequence ATGCAAGAAGGCATAATGGAGTTGATGTGGCGCACTTCTCACGTGAGTGGCGGCAACGCTCACTATGTGGAAGCGCTCTACGAGCAGTACCTCGTTGATCCCAATGCTGTCCCCGACGAGTGGCGCAACTACTTCGACCAGTTGCCGCGTCCTGAAGGCAGTTCCTCCCACGATGTTCCGCTAAGCCCGATTCGCGACCAGTTCTATCAGCTCGGCAAGTCACGCCGCAGCACCCAAGCCGCCAGCGCCGCCGACAGTGGCGAGAACAAGAAGCAGGTCAAGGTGCTCCAGCTGATCAACGCCTACCGCTTCCGCGGGCACCAGAAGGCGGATATTGATCCGCTCGACCTGCGCAGCCCGGTGCCGGTTCCCGATCTCGACCTCTCCTTCCACCAGCTGACCAGTGCCGACCTGGACACCGAGTTCCAGACCGGCTCGTTCTTCCTGGGCAAGGACAAGGCGCCGCTCAAGGAGATCGTCCAGGCGCTGGATGAGACCTACTGTCGGTCGATCGGCTGCGAGATCATGCATATCGTCGACACCGAAGAGAAGCGCTGGCTGCAGCAGCGCTTCGAGTCGGTGCGCTCGAAGCCCAAGTTCAGCCCCGAGGTGCGCAAGCACGTGCTGGAGCGGCTCAGCGCCGCGGAAGGGCTCGAGAACTACCTGGCCTCGAAGTACCCGGGCACCAAGCGCTTCGGCCTCGAGGGCGGCGAGTCCTTCATTCCCATGATGGACGAGATCATCCAGCGCGCTGGCGGCTACGGCACCAAGGAAGTGGTGATCGGCATGGCCCACCGCGGGCGTCTCAACCTGCTGGTCAATATCCTCGGCAAGAGCCCCTCCGAGCTGATCGAGGAGTTCGACGGCAAGAAGGTCATCGAGCGCGGCTCCGGCGACGTCAAGTATCATCAGGGCTTCAGCTCCAACGTCATGACCCCGGGTGGCGAAGTTCACCTGGCGCTGGCCTTCAACCCCTCGCACCTGGAGATCGTGGCGCCGGTGGTAGAGGGCTCGGTGCGCGCCCGTCAGGATCGTCGCGATGATCCGGCAGGTGACAAGGTACTGCCGATCAATATTCACGGCGATGCAGCCTTCGCCGGTCAGGGCGTGGTCATGGAGACCTTCCAGATGTCCCAGACCCGTGCCTACAAGACCGGCGGCACGCTGCACATCGTGATCAACAACCAGGTAGGCTTCACCACTTCGCATCCTGACGACACCCGCTCCACCGAATACTGCACCGACATTGCCAAGATGGTCCAGGCGCCGATCTTCCACGTCAACGGCGACGACCCGGATGCGGTGCTGCACGCCACCCAAGTGGCCATCGACTATCGCCAGCAGTTCAAGCGCGACGTGGTCATCGACCTGGTCTGCTACCGTCGCCGCGGTCACAACGAGGCCGACGAGCCGTCCGGCACCCAGCCGATGATGTACTCGAAGATCAAGAACCACCCCTCGGCGCGGGCGCTGTATGCCAAGCGCCTGGTCGAGGAGGGGGTGCTCTCCGAGGACGACGCCAAGGCGATGGGCGAGACCTATCGCGAAGACCTGATGGCCGGCAACCATGTGGCCAACGCCCTGGTCAAGGAGCCCAACACCGAGCTGTTCGTCGACTGGGCGCCCTATCTGGGCCATGAGTGGACCGGCGATGCCGATACCACCTTCGACATGAAGCGCATGCAGCAGCTCGCCGCCAAGATGTGCGAGGTGCCCGACGGCGTTCAGGTGCAGCGTCAGGTGGCCAAGATCTACGAGGATCGTCGCAAGATGCAGGCCGGCGGCATGGGACTCAACTGGGGCTTTGCCGAGACCCTGGCCTACGCCACCCTGCTCGACCAGGGCCACCCGATCCGCATCACCGGCCAGGACTCGGGCCGCGGCACCTTCTCCCACCGTCATGCGGTGGTGCATAACCAGAAGGACGGCAGCACCTATGTGCCGCTGCAGCATATGGCCGACGGCCAGCCGCGCTTTACCATTCACGACTCCTTCCTGTCGGAAGAGGCGGTGCTGGCGTTCGAGTACGGCTATGCGACAACCGCACCCAACCACTTGGTGGTCTGGGAGGCGCAGTTCGGCGACTTCTTCAACGGTGCCCAGGTGGTGGTCGACCAGTTCATCTCCTCCGGTGAGACCAAGTGGGGGCGTCTGTGCGGCCTGACCATGCTGCTGCCTCACGGCTACGAAGGGCAGGGCCCCGAGCACTCCTCGGCGCGCCTGGAGCGCTTCCTGCAGATGTGCGCCGAGCACAACATGCAGGTCTGTGTGCCGACGACACCGGCACAGATCTATCATCTGCTGCGTCGCCAGGTGATCCGGCCACTGCGCAAGCCGCTGGTGGTGATGTCGCCCAAGAGCCTGCTGCGCCACAAGGAGGCGACCTCGACCCTCGAGGAGCTGGCCCACGGCAAGTTCCACATGGTGCTGGCGGATCAGGGCAAGCTCGACGCCGAGAAGGTCAAGCGCGTGGTGCTGTGCGCCGGCAAGGTCTACTACGATCTGGCCAACTACCGTAGCGAGCATGAGCGCGAAGACACCGCGGTGGTGCGTCTCGAGCAGCTCTATCCGTTCCCCAAGGAGGAGCTCTTTGAGGCCCTCAAGGGCTACACCAACCTCGAACAGATCGTGTGGTGTCAGGAAGAGCCGCTCAACCAGGGCGCCTGGTACCAGAGCCAGCACCATATGCGGGTAGTTGCCGACATGCTGCACAACGGCCTGGGCCGCGAGCTCAAGTTCGCCGGTCGTCCGGCTTCGGCCGCCCCCGCCGCGGGCTACATGTCCGTACACGTCGAACAGCAGCGCCAACTGGTAGACGACGCCTTCAATGCATGA
- the sdhB gene encoding succinate dehydrogenase iron-sulfur subunit (part of four member succinate dehydrogenase enzyme complex that forms a trimeric complex (trimer of tetramers); SdhA/B are the catalytic subcomplex and can exhibit succinate dehydrogenase activity in the absence of SdhC/D which are the membrane components and form cytochrome b556; SdhC binds ubiquinone; oxidizes succinate to fumarate while reducing ubiquinone to ubiquinol; the catalytic subunits are similar to fumarate reductase), whose amino-acid sequence MSTLQVSVYRYNPETDSAPYMQEFQVDTKGRDLMVLDVLHLTKEQDSSMAYRRSCREGVCGSDGMNMNGKNGLACITPLSEVVKHNKLVLRPLPGLPVIRDLVVDMGIFYKQYERIQPYLQNDTPAPAIERLQSPEDRDKLDGLYECILCACCSTSCPSFWWNPDKFVGPAGLLQSYRFLADSRDEATQARLAELEDPFSVFRCRGIMNCVSVCPKGLNPTRAIGKIREMLLANAT is encoded by the coding sequence ATGTCCACGCTTCAGGTATCCGTATACCGCTACAACCCGGAAACCGACTCCGCACCCTATATGCAGGAGTTCCAGGTCGACACCAAGGGTCGCGACCTGATGGTGCTCGACGTGCTGCACCTGACCAAGGAGCAGGACAGCTCCATGGCCTACCGCCGCAGCTGCCGCGAAGGGGTTTGCGGCTCCGACGGCATGAACATGAACGGCAAGAACGGCCTGGCTTGCATCACGCCGCTCTCCGAGGTGGTCAAGCACAACAAGCTGGTGCTGCGTCCGCTGCCCGGCCTGCCGGTGATCCGCGACCTGGTGGTCGACATGGGGATCTTCTACAAGCAGTACGAGCGCATTCAGCCGTACCTGCAGAACGACACCCCGGCCCCGGCCATCGAGCGGCTGCAGTCGCCGGAAGATCGCGACAAGCTGGATGGGCTCTACGAGTGCATCCTGTGCGCCTGCTGCTCGACCTCGTGCCCGTCGTTCTGGTGGAACCCGGACAAGTTCGTGGGGCCCGCTGGCCTGCTACAGTCCTACCGCTTCCTCGCCGATTCCCGCGACGAGGCGACCCAGGCGCGCCTGGCCGAGCTCGAGGACCCGTTCAGCGTGTTCCGCTGCCGCGGCATCATGAACTGCGTGTCGGTATGCCCCAAGGGCCTCAATCCAACCCGGGCGATCGGCAAGATTCGCGAGATGCTGCTGGCCAATGCCACTTAA
- a CDS encoding succinate dehydrogenase flavoprotein subunit: MSNMRSLSFDAIIIGGGGSGLRAALELAKSGKKTAVLSKVFPTRSHTVSAQGGITCAIASADPNDDWRWHMYDTVKGGDYIADQDAAEYMCSEGPKAVFELEHMGLPFSRFDNGRIYQRPFGGQSKNFGEGGQAARTCAAADRTGHALLHTLYQNNLKNNTTFLNEWYAVDLVKNANGDVVGCIALDIETGEVVHVKSKATVLATGGAGRIYASTTNALINTGDGIGMALRAGFPMQDMEMWQFHPTGIYGAGTLVTEGCRGEGGYLVNKDGERFMERYAPNAKDLAGRDVVARSMVMEILEGRGCGEKGDHVFLKLDHLGEEVLGKRLPGIVELSKTFAHADPAKEPIPVVPTCHYMMGGIPTNVHGQAIMQDADGNDQIVNGLFACGEAACVSVHGANRLGGNSLLDLVVFGRAAGMFIEGALNEGIDYLDATQSDVDAAMKRMSRWNESSGGESVPELKAELQDIMQNAFGVFRQEDNMQEGVKKLADLRERIANAHLGDKSNAFNTARVEALELDNLMEVAEATAISALERKESRGAHSRYDYPDRDDVNWLKHSLYFPADKRLGKRDVNFTPKTVDTFEPKVRTY, encoded by the coding sequence ATGTCCAACATGCGTAGCCTGTCCTTCGACGCCATCATCATCGGCGGGGGTGGCTCCGGCCTGCGTGCCGCGCTCGAGCTGGCCAAGTCCGGCAAGAAGACCGCGGTGCTCTCCAAGGTCTTCCCGACCCGCTCGCACACCGTCTCTGCCCAGGGCGGTATCACCTGTGCCATCGCCTCGGCGGACCCCAACGACGACTGGCGCTGGCACATGTATGACACCGTCAAGGGCGGCGACTATATCGCCGACCAGGACGCCGCCGAGTACATGTGCTCCGAGGGCCCCAAGGCGGTCTTCGAGCTCGAGCACATGGGCCTGCCGTTCTCGCGTTTCGACAACGGCCGCATCTATCAGCGGCCGTTCGGTGGCCAGTCCAAGAACTTCGGCGAGGGCGGCCAGGCGGCGCGCACCTGTGCCGCGGCCGACCGCACCGGCCACGCCCTGCTGCACACCCTTTACCAGAACAACCTGAAGAACAATACCACCTTCCTCAACGAGTGGTATGCGGTGGATCTGGTCAAGAACGCCAACGGCGACGTGGTGGGCTGCATCGCGCTGGACATCGAGACCGGCGAAGTGGTGCACGTCAAGTCCAAGGCCACGGTGCTGGCCACCGGTGGTGCCGGGCGCATCTACGCTTCCACCACCAACGCCCTGATCAATACCGGTGACGGCATCGGCATGGCGCTGCGCGCCGGCTTCCCGATGCAGGACATGGAGATGTGGCAGTTCCACCCCACCGGCATCTACGGCGCCGGCACCTTGGTCACCGAGGGCTGCCGCGGTGAGGGCGGCTATCTGGTCAACAAGGACGGCGAGCGTTTCATGGAGCGCTATGCGCCCAACGCCAAGGACCTTGCCGGCCGCGACGTGGTAGCGCGCTCGATGGTCATGGAGATCCTCGAGGGCCGCGGCTGCGGTGAGAAGGGCGACCACGTCTTCCTCAAGCTCGATCATCTCGGCGAAGAGGTGCTGGGCAAGCGCCTGCCGGGCATTGTCGAACTGTCCAAGACCTTTGCCCACGCCGATCCGGCCAAGGAGCCGATCCCGGTGGTGCCGACCTGCCACTACATGATGGGCGGGATCCCCACCAACGTGCACGGTCAGGCGATCATGCAGGACGCCGACGGCAACGACCAGATCGTCAACGGCCTGTTCGCCTGTGGCGAGGCGGCCTGCGTGTCGGTGCACGGCGCCAACCGCCTGGGCGGCAACTCGCTGCTCGACCTGGTGGTGTTCGGCCGCGCGGCGGGGATGTTCATCGAGGGCGCGCTCAACGAGGGCATCGACTACCTTGACGCTACGCAATCCGACGTCGATGCGGCGATGAAGCGCATGAGCCGCTGGAACGAGTCGAGCGGCGGCGAGAGCGTGCCGGAGCTCAAGGCCGAACTGCAGGACATCATGCAGAACGCCTTCGGCGTGTTCCGCCAGGAGGACAACATGCAGGAGGGCGTCAAGAAGCTCGCCGACCTGCGCGAGCGGATCGCCAATGCCCACCTGGGCGACAAGTCGAACGCCTTCAACACCGCGCGTGTCGAAGCGCTGGAGCTCGACAACCTGATGGAAGTGGCCGAGGCCACCGCGATCTCGGCGCTGGAGCGCAAGGAGAGCCGCGGTGCGCACTCCCGCTATGACTATCCGGATCGGGACGACGTCAACTGGCTGAAGCACTCGCTCTATTTCCCGGCCGACAAGCGGCTTGGCAAGCGCGACGTCAACTTCACGCCGAAGACCGTCGATACCTTCGAGCCGAAAGTCCGTACATATTAA
- a CDS encoding succinate dehydrogenase, hydrophobic membrane anchor protein encodes MVTNITNFGRSGLSDWLIQRFSAVILALYTLFIVAYLLLNPGLDYATWSGLFAQTWMRIFSLLAFVSIAAHAWIGLWTVTTDYLKPTGIRLTAQSAIILAIFVFLVWGIQILWGA; translated from the coding sequence ATGGTAACCAATATCACCAACTTCGGTCGCAGCGGCCTATCGGACTGGCTGATCCAGCGTTTCTCAGCCGTCATTCTGGCACTCTACACGCTCTTCATCGTCGCCTACCTGCTGCTCAACCCGGGCCTCGACTATGCCACCTGGAGTGGTCTTTTCGCCCAGACCTGGATGCGCATCTTCTCGCTGCTGGCGTTCGTCTCGATTGCCGCCCACGCCTGGATCGGGCTGTGGACCGTGACCACCGACTATCTCAAGCCGACCGGCATCCGCCTGACGGCACAGAGCGCCATCATCCTGGCCATCTTCGTGTTCCTGGTCTGGGGCATTCAAATTCTGTGGGGAGCCTGA
- a CDS encoding succinate dehydrogenase, cytochrome b556 subunit: protein MYRAVNSKRPVNLDISTIKLPLPALTSITHRITGIILFVGLIFAFWALDKSLSSPAGFYAVQDALANNLLAKLVAWGLLSALAFHFVAGIKHLLMDLNIGVTLESGMRKAQITVVVSAVLVILAGVWVW from the coding sequence GTGTATAGAGCCGTGAATAGCAAACGACCCGTTAATCTCGATATCTCCACCATCAAGCTACCGCTACCCGCCCTGACGTCGATCACTCACCGTATCACCGGCATTATCCTGTTCGTCGGCCTGATTTTCGCTTTCTGGGCGCTGGACAAGTCGCTGTCGTCCCCGGCGGGCTTCTATGCGGTGCAGGACGCCCTCGCCAACAACCTGTTGGCCAAGCTGGTCGCCTGGGGGCTGCTGTCGGCGCTGGCCTTCCACTTCGTGGCCGGCATCAAGCACCTGCTGATGGACCTCAATATCGGCGTGACCCTGGAAAGCGGCATGCGCAAGGCACAGATCACCGTGGTGGTCAGTGCGGTTCTAGTGATCCTCGCAGGAGTCTGGGTATGGTAA
- a CDS encoding citrate (Si)-synthase — protein MADRKARLTVDGLDKTIEFPVYSGTMGPDVVDVRTLGAEGLFTHDPGFMATSSTESAITFIDGGKGVLLHRGYPIGQLAEHSNFVELSYALLFGELPDDEQYTQFESTIRNHTMVHEQLANFYKGFRRDAHPMSILCGVVGGLAAFYHDHLDITKEEDRTISAIRLIAKMPTLASMCYKYNIGQPFNYPRNDLSYAENFLYMMFSNPCEEFKVNPVFAKAMDRIFMLHADHEQNASTSTVRLAGSTGANPFACISAGIAALWGPAHGGANEAVLSMLDEIGDESEENIQRFIDRAKDKSDPFKLMGFGHRVYRNFDPRAKVMKETCDEVLAELGMADDPQLKIAKRLEQIALEDEYFIERKLYPNVDFYSGIILKAIGIPTNMFTVVFAVSRTIGWISHWNEMISSDYKISRPRQLYTGHTERDYPTK, from the coding sequence ATGGCTGACAGAAAAGCACGATTGACCGTAGACGGGCTCGACAAGACGATCGAATTCCCGGTCTACTCTGGCACCATGGGGCCAGATGTCGTCGACGTTCGCACCCTGGGCGCCGAGGGGCTGTTCACCCACGATCCCGGCTTCATGGCCACCTCCTCCACCGAGTCGGCGATCACCTTCATCGACGGTGGCAAGGGCGTGCTGCTGCATCGTGGCTATCCGATCGGCCAACTGGCCGAGCACTCCAATTTCGTCGAATTGAGCTATGCGCTGCTGTTTGGCGAGCTGCCCGACGACGAGCAGTACACCCAGTTCGAGAGCACCATCCGCAATCACACCATGGTGCACGAGCAGCTGGCCAACTTCTACAAGGGCTTCCGCCGCGACGCTCATCCGATGTCGATCCTGTGCGGCGTGGTCGGCGGCCTAGCGGCCTTCTACCACGACCATCTCGACATCACCAAGGAGGAGGATCGCACCATCAGTGCGATCCGCCTGATCGCCAAGATGCCGACGCTGGCGTCGATGTGCTACAAGTACAACATCGGCCAGCCGTTCAACTATCCGCGCAACGACCTGAGCTACGCCGAGAACTTCCTCTACATGATGTTCAGCAACCCCTGCGAGGAGTTCAAGGTCAACCCGGTGTTCGCCAAGGCCATGGATCGCATCTTCATGCTCCACGCCGACCACGAGCAGAACGCCTCCACCTCCACGGTACGCCTGGCCGGCTCCACCGGCGCCAACCCCTTCGCCTGTATCAGCGCCGGCATTGCAGCGCTATGGGGTCCGGCCCACGGCGGCGCCAACGAAGCCGTGCTGAGCATGCTCGACGAGATCGGCGACGAGTCCGAGGAGAACATCCAGCGCTTCATCGACCGCGCCAAAGACAAGAGCGACCCGTTCAAGCTGATGGGCTTCGGCCACCGCGTGTATCGCAACTTCGATCCCCGCGCCAAGGTCATGAAGGAGACCTGCGACGAGGTGCTGGCCGAGCTGGGCATGGCAGACGACCCGCAGCTCAAGATCGCCAAGCGGCTCGAGCAGATCGCCCTGGAGGACGAGTACTTCATCGAGCGCAAGCTCTACCCCAATGTCGACTTCTACTCCGGCATCATCCTCAAGGCGATCGGCATTCCCACCAACATGTTCACCGTGGTCTTCGCCGTGTCGCGCACCATCGGCTGGATCTCGCACTGGAACGAGATGATCAGCAGCGACTACAAGATCAGCCGCCCGCGCCAGCTCTACACCGGCCACACCGAGCGCGACTACCCGACCAAGTAG
- a CDS encoding glutamate--tRNA ligase: MTVRTRIAPSPTGDPHVGTAYIALFNLCFARQHGGQFVLRIEDTDRVRSTAESEQMILDSLRWLGLDWDEGPDVGGPHGPYRQSERGEIYAEHAQRLLDAGHAFKCYRTSEELDELREARKAAGLQMALKPVDLALPDDEQARREQEGWPYVVRMQVPSEGTCVVNDMLRGEIEVDWAQVDAQILLKSDGMPTYHLANVVDDHLMGISHVLRGEEWINSAPKHQLLYEYFGWQMPQLCHMPLLRNPDKSKLSKRKNPTSINYYRRMGFLPQAVTNYLGRMGWSMPDDREKFSLDEMMASFDIQRVSLGGPVFDLDKLTWLNGVYIREDLDDAAFLQALRDWAFNEAYVNQILPQVRPRVDTLSQVAPLAGHFFSGLPAIDEESFADVKLERETLLKLLQFLVWRLEGVARWDKESLLAEVKALGEHFELKMKALLAPVFIAVTGSATSTSVMDAMVILGSDMTRARLRHAIDVLGGVSKKQAKRFEKEFREL, from the coding sequence ATGACCGTACGCACGCGCATCGCCCCGTCGCCCACCGGCGACCCCCATGTCGGCACCGCCTATATCGCGCTGTTCAACCTGTGTTTCGCCCGCCAGCACGGCGGTCAGTTCGTGCTGCGCATCGAGGACACCGACCGGGTGCGCTCCACCGCGGAGTCCGAGCAGATGATCCTCGACTCGCTGCGCTGGCTGGGCCTCGACTGGGACGAAGGGCCTGACGTGGGCGGTCCCCACGGCCCCTATCGCCAGAGCGAGCGCGGCGAGATCTACGCTGAGCACGCCCAGCGGCTGCTCGATGCCGGCCACGCCTTCAAGTGCTACCGCACCAGCGAGGAGCTCGACGAGCTGCGCGAGGCGCGCAAGGCCGCCGGCCTGCAGATGGCCCTCAAGCCCGTCGATCTGGCGCTGCCCGACGACGAGCAGGCGCGTCGCGAGCAGGAGGGTTGGCCCTATGTGGTGCGCATGCAGGTGCCCAGCGAAGGCACCTGCGTGGTCAATGACATGCTGCGCGGCGAGATCGAGGTCGACTGGGCTCAGGTCGATGCGCAGATCCTGCTCAAGTCCGACGGCATGCCCACCTACCACCTGGCCAACGTGGTCGACGACCACTTGATGGGTATCAGCCACGTGCTGCGCGGCGAGGAGTGGATCAACTCGGCGCCCAAGCACCAGCTGCTCTACGAGTACTTCGGCTGGCAGATGCCGCAGCTCTGTCATATGCCGCTGCTGCGCAACCCAGACAAGTCCAAGCTCTCCAAGCGCAAGAACCCGACCTCGATCAACTACTACCGGCGCATGGGGTTCCTGCCCCAGGCGGTGACCAACTACCTGGGCCGCATGGGCTGGTCGATGCCCGACGACCGCGAGAAGTTCTCCCTCGACGAGATGATGGCCAGTTTCGATATCCAGCGCGTGTCGCTGGGTGGGCCAGTGTTCGATCTGGACAAGCTGACCTGGCTCAACGGCGTCTATATCCGCGAGGACCTCGACGACGCGGCATTTCTCCAGGCGCTGCGCGACTGGGCCTTCAATGAAGCCTACGTCAACCAGATCCTGCCCCAGGTACGTCCGCGGGTGGATACCCTGTCCCAGGTCGCGCCGCTGGCCGGGCACTTCTTCTCCGGGCTGCCGGCCATCGACGAAGAGAGCTTTGCCGACGTCAAGCTCGAGCGCGAGACGCTGCTCAAGCTGCTGCAGTTTCTGGTCTGGCGCCTCGAAGGGGTGGCGCGCTGGGACAAGGAGTCGCTGCTGGCCGAGGTCAAGGCGCTGGGCGAGCACTTCGAGCTCAAGATGAAGGCGCTACTGGCGCCGGTATTCATCGCCGTGACCGGCTCGGCCACCTCGACCTCGGTGATGGATGCCATGGTGATCCTCGGCTCCGACATGACCCGTGCACGGCTGCGCCATGCCATCGATGTGCTCGGCGGCGTGTCCAAGAAGCAGGCCAAGCGCTTCGAGAAGGAATTCCGCGAGCTGTGA
- a CDS encoding short-chain dehydrogenase, with product MFPTLPERINVLLTGASGGIGQALCHALLDEPQVARVIAVSRRPLALDEHDPRGIAEPLQADLTAAEGRAALADHLDGAPLHLIVNTLGMLHDDAAGIAPEKRLEDLDPGALARLFEVNAATPALLLQALLPSLKGTHPAYFASLSARVGSIADNRLGGWYAYRASKAAHNMLLSTAAVEFKRLNRRLCVLCLHPGTTDTALSAPFQARVPDGKLFTPDFVAERLLAVIAERSADDSGGFWDWAGDPIPW from the coding sequence ATGTTTCCCACGCTCCCGGAGCGCATCAACGTACTGCTCACCGGTGCCTCAGGCGGCATCGGCCAGGCGCTCTGCCACGCCCTGCTCGATGAGCCGCAGGTGGCGCGAGTGATCGCCGTCAGCCGACGCCCACTGGCTCTCGATGAGCACGACCCACGCGGCATCGCCGAGCCGCTGCAGGCCGACCTGACCGCTGCCGAGGGCCGCGCGGCGCTGGCCGACCACCTCGACGGTGCGCCGCTGCACCTCATCGTCAACACCCTGGGCATGCTTCACGACGACGCCGCAGGCATCGCCCCGGAGAAGCGCCTCGAGGATCTCGATCCCGGCGCGCTGGCGCGGCTCTTCGAGGTCAATGCCGCGACCCCGGCGCTGCTACTGCAGGCGCTGCTGCCGTCGCTCAAGGGCACGCATCCGGCCTATTTCGCCAGCCTCTCGGCGCGGGTCGGCTCGATTGCCGACAACCGCCTCGGCGGCTGGTACGCCTACCGTGCCAGCAAGGCCGCCCACAATATGCTGCTCAGTACCGCCGCGGTGGAGTTCAAGCGCCTCAACCGCCGGCTGTGCGTGCTCTGCCTGCACCCCGGCACCACCGATACCGCGCTCTCAGCGCCGTTTCAGGCACGGGTGCCCGACGGCAAGCTGTTCACCCCTGACTTCGTGGCCGAGCGGCTGCTGGCAGTGATCGCCGAGCGCAGCGCCGACGACAGCGGCGGCTTCTGGGATTGGGCAGGAGACCCCATCCCCTGGTAA
- a CDS encoding LysR family transcriptional regulator, translating to MATLDALKVFVEVVRSGSFTAAARRLGISKSLASKRVAALEDELGVSLLNRSTRSLRLTESGQIYYEHGLRIREELASAEAQVQSVTARPRGQLKVSAQVSFGFMYLAAPTTAFMRRYPDVAVEILLEDQRFEPIDDAVDLAIRMGPLPPSSLVSRPLCKVVYGLYASPEYLARVNRPQHPQDIREHDSVFYGNYDLGAHWRFSLNGQPLDIEPGSRLVINNLLGVVEAAKAGFGLAYLPTFAARQAVAEGLLVPLLQPYWNEHGSMLVLFRSRKYLPDKTRAYLDFITDWFREHLAL from the coding sequence ATGGCAACCCTGGATGCCTTGAAAGTCTTCGTCGAGGTCGTGCGCAGCGGCAGCTTCACCGCCGCGGCACGGCGCCTGGGTATCTCCAAGTCGCTGGCGTCCAAGCGCGTGGCGGCCTTGGAGGATGAACTGGGGGTGAGTCTGCTCAACCGCTCGACCCGCTCGCTGCGGCTCACCGAGTCGGGACAGATCTACTACGAGCACGGGCTGCGCATCCGCGAGGAGCTGGCCTCCGCCGAGGCCCAGGTGCAGTCGGTCACCGCGCGGCCGCGGGGCCAGCTCAAGGTCAGCGCCCAGGTCAGCTTCGGCTTCATGTACCTGGCGGCGCCGACCACCGCCTTCATGCGCCGCTATCCCGACGTGGCCGTGGAGATCCTGCTCGAGGACCAGCGCTTCGAACCCATCGACGATGCCGTCGACCTGGCGATCCGCATGGGGCCGCTGCCGCCCTCGAGCCTAGTGTCGCGGCCGCTGTGCAAGGTGGTCTACGGGCTCTATGCATCGCCCGAGTACCTGGCCAGGGTCAACCGCCCCCAGCACCCCCAGGACATCCGCGAGCACGACAGCGTGTTCTACGGCAACTACGACCTCGGCGCCCACTGGCGCTTTTCACTCAACGGCCAGCCGCTGGATATCGAGCCGGGCTCGCGGCTGGTGATCAATAACCTGCTGGGGGTGGTGGAGGCGGCCAAGGCCGGTTTCGGACTGGCCTACCTGCCGACCTTCGCCGCCCGCCAGGCGGTGGCCGAGGGGCTGCTGGTGCCGCTGCTGCAGCCCTACTGGAACGAGCATGGCAGCATGCTGGTGCTGTTCCGCTCGCGTAAGTACCTGCCCGACAAGACCCGCGCCTATCTCGACTTCATTACCGACTGGTTTCGCGAACACCTGGCGCTGTAA